One part of the Xiphophorus hellerii strain 12219 chromosome 17, Xiphophorus_hellerii-4.1, whole genome shotgun sequence genome encodes these proteins:
- the lrrc4.1 gene encoding leucine-rich repeat-containing protein 4 has protein sequence MCHIMSLLGRVAAQRARKAALLCIVFLMARAWSSASLASAGAAVSLGPQGCPPQCSCSNQQGKVVCTRRGLTRVPPGIPANTRHLNLMENAIEAVQADSFRHLHHLEVLQLGRNAIRQIEVGAFNGLTSLNTLELFDNRLTVVPSGAFEYLSKLRELWLRNNPIESIPSYAFNRVPSLMRLDLGELRKLEYISEGAFEGLQNLKYLNLGMCNIRGDMPNLSPLKGLEELEISENLFPVIKPGSFRGLRSLKKLWVMNSQITVIERNAFDGLSSLVELNLAHNNLSAVPHDLFPPLKYLVELHLHHNPWNCGCEAVWLAQWLREYIPTNSTCCGRCHSPAIMRGRQLVDVDRGEGAAIQCSAPFIADAPRDLNISAGRVAELRCRTAPMSSVRWLLPNGTILTHASGHPRISILNDGTLNFSNVLASDTGTYTCMVSNAAGNSNASAYLNVSAAELNTSNLSYFTTVTVEVLGPTTEMPKPKTTTTTAAVGVGVAGGGGAGLGTTTTTASPSVFQPVFISTPTVLLQNTDSAANAVKTSALPGLRGANGKPGKSGPSLDEVMKTTKIIIGCFVAVTLLAAVMLIAFYKLRKRHQQRSTVAAARTVEIIQVDEEDLPPPASAAQESSLTLPEIRDHNSIHKLDFISHKADYSFHKPKAEYKPQPDFTLHTPKAEYTTYKPNMDFSSHKTIADYNMHKSTPDFSLHRTKPDCSPFRQDYGAHKTKSEYSPFKPDFGTHPKVKTDYSPFKADYSTHPRQRSDFSPFKRDYSTQPKPKHDYSPLKSDYNMQNKSKVEYSPFKHDFGTHPRSKPDYSPFKPDYSTQPKPKMDYNSQRPKTDITYKTKEHYTPHKTAPDYNAFKSDFSPHKVDYSAFKSDFSPHNQRPKLDCSPHKMDYSPHKVDYSTLKAKYNTYKPSGQGAKWTDNNVGNSLPRTLPSAITAMAEPYVIKTHTKEKVQETQI, from the coding sequence ATGTGCCACATCATGAGTCTCCTGGGGCGGGTAGCTGCGCAACGTGCCAGGAAAGCCGCCCTGCTCTGTATAGTCTTCCTGATGGCGCGAGCGTGGAGCAGCGCCTCCCTGGCCTCGGCGGGGGCGGCGGTCTCTTTAGGACCCCAGGGCTGTCCACCCCAGTGTTCCTGCAGTAATCAGCAGGGGAAAGTGGTGTGCACACGGCGGGGCCTGACACGCGTGCCCCCTGGAATTCCTGCCAACACGCGACACCTCAATCTAATGGAAAACGCCATTGAGGCGGTGCAGGCTGACTCGTTCCGCCATCTGCACCACCTTGAGGTGCTCCAGCTTGGGCGAAATGCCATACGGCAGATTGAGGTGGGCGCGTTTAATGGACTGACCAGCCTCAACACATTGGAGCTGTTTGACAACCGGTTGACAGTGGTGCCAAGTGGAGCCTTCGAGTACCTGTCTAAACTAAGAGAACTATGGCTACGAAACAACCCAATTGAGAGTATTCCCTCCTACGCCTTCAACCGGGTACCCTCACTCATGCGACTGGACCTGGGAGAGTTAAGGAAACTGGAGTACATCTCAGAAGGAGCTTTTGAGGGGCTACAAAACCTCAAGTACCTGAACCTGGGAATGTGCAACATAAGGGGTGATATGCCAAACCTCAGTCCCCTAAAGGGCTTGGAGGAGCTGGAGATTTCAGAAAATCTGTTTCCAGTGATAAAACCAGGTTCCTTCAGAGGTCTGCGCTCCCTCAAAAAGCTATGGGTGATGAACTCACAAATCACTGTAATAGAGCGCAATGCTTTTGATGGCCTGTCTTCACTGGTGGAACTAAATCTGGCCCATAATAATCTAAGTGCTGTGCCACACGACCTGTTTCCCCCGCTCAAGTACCTGGTGGAACTTCACCTCCACCATAATCCTTGGAACTGTGGCTGTGAGGCTGTGTGGTTGGCACAGTGGCTAAGAGAGTACATCCCAACTAACTCAACTTGCTGCGGACGCTGTCACTCACCGGCCATCATGAGAGGACGACAGTTAGTTGATGTAGACAGAGGTGAAGGGGCTGCAATCCAGTGTTCTGCACCATTCATTGCTGATGCCCCACGGGACTTAAACATCTCAGCAGGAAGAGTGGCTGAACTTCGTTGCAGAACAGCCCCCATGTCTTCAGTGCGCTGGCTTCTACCTAATGGGACTATCCTGACACATGCCTCTGGACACCCGAGAATATCAATCCTCAATGATGGTACCCTTAATTTCTCAAATGTCCTTGCATCAGACACTGGCACTTATACCTGTATGGTATCTAATGCAGCTGGGAACTCCAATGCATCAGCATACCTCAATGTGAGTGCAGCAGAGCTAAACACATCGAACTTGAGTTACTTTACAACAGTGACTGTGGAGGTACTTGGTCCAACCACCGAGATGCCCAAACCCAAAACTACTACAACTACAGCTGCTGTGGGTGTTGGAGttgctggaggaggaggagcaggccTCGGGACAACAACTACAACTGCATCTCCTTCAGTCTTTCAGCCAGTCTTCATCTCAACACCAACAGTGCTGTTGCAAAATACTGACAGTGCAGCAAATGCAGTTAAAACATCTGCGTTACCAGGACTGAGAGGTGCCAATGGCAAACCAGGCAAGTCTGGGCCTAGCCTGGATGAAGTGATGAAGACCACTAAAATCATAATAGGTTGCTTTGTGGCAGTGACACTGCTGGCTGCTGTCATGCTAATTGCCTTTTATAAATTGAGAAAGCGCCACCAGCAGAGAAGCACAGTGGCAGCTGCCCGTACAGTTGAGATTATCCAGGTGGATGAGGAGGACCTTCCACCACCAGCATCTGCAGCTCAAGAGTCATCACTCACGTTGCCTGAAATCCGAGACCACAACAGCATACACAAGTTGGATTTTATCAGCCACAAGGCAGACTATAGCTTTCATAAACCCAAGGCTGAATATAAACCCCAACCGGATTTTACTCTACACACTCCCAAAGCTGAATATACAACATACAAGCCAAACATGGACTTCAGCAGCCACAAAACCATTGCAGATTACAACATGCACAAATCAACACCAGATTTCAGCCTTCACAGAACAAAGCCAGACTGCAGCCCATTTAGACAGGACTACGGCGCTCACAAAACTAAATCGGAATACAGCCCATTTAAACCTGATTTTGGCACTCACCCAAAAGTTAAAACAGATTACAGCCCATTCAAAGCAGATTACAGCACTCATCCAAGGCAAAGATCGGACTTTAGCCCATTCAAACGAGACTACAGCACCCAACCAAAACCCAAACATGACTATAGTCCCTTAAAATCTGACTACAACATGCAAAATAAGTCTAAAGTGGAATACAGTCCATTTAAGCATGACTTTGGTACCCACCCAAGGTCCAAACCTGATTATAGCCCATTCAAACCTGATTATAGCACTCAGCCTAAACCCAAAATGGACTACAATTCACAGAGACCAAAAACGGACATTACctacaaaacaaaagaacattaTACCCCCCACAAGACTGCACCTGATTACAACGCCTTCAAGTCCGATTTCAGTCCCCACAAAGTGGATTACAGCGCCTTCAAGTCTGACTTCAGTCCTCACAATCAGAGACCTAAACTTGATTGTAGTCCTCATAAAATGGACTACAGCCCCCATAAGGTGGACTACAGCACTCTAAAGGCCAAATACAACACCTATAAACCATCTGGTCAAGGGGCTAAATGGACAGACAATAATGTTGGGAACTCTTTGCCTCGAACCCTACCTAGCGCCATCACAGCAATGGCTGAGCCCTATGTCATAAAAACTCATACCAAGGAGAAAGTACAGGAGACTCAGATTTAA